TACAAGGAATTCAGGTTATATCACGACAGGGCAATGTCAATGAAGGAAAGGATAGTCAACTGGGGCAGACACAAGTACGAGAAATTTTGGGCTCTGAAAGATATAAACATAAACGTAAAAAAGGGCGAATCCCTTGGGATTGTGGGTAGAAACGGTTCTGGAAAGAGCACACTTTTAAAGGTAATAAGCGGCATATACTATCCTACAAAGGGAGAGGTAAAGGTAAACGGAAAGCTGACCACTCTTTTGGAGTTGGGCGCTGGATTTCACCCTGACTTTACGGGTAGAGAAAACATATACTTCAATGCATCTATATTTGGCTTCACCAGACAAGAGATAAACGAAAAGTTAGATGATATTATAGCCTTTTCTGAGCTGGGAGAATTTATAGACAATCCTGTGAGAAATTACTCTTCTGGCATGTATATGAGACTGGCCTTTTCTGTGGCAATTCATATAGAACCAGAGATACTCTTGCTCGATGAGGTCTTAGCTGTAGGAGACAGCGCATTTCAGGAAAAGTGCATGTCAAAGATAAAGTCGTTTAGGGAAAAAGGGGTTACTATGATCTTCGTCTCACATGCGTCTATGCAGGTAGAAAAACTTTGCGACAAGGCAGTGTGGCTAAAAGATGGTGAAGTAGAGAAGTACGGCGATGCAAAAGAGGTTGTCAAGGCTTATGAGAGGTGGATTCAAACAAGGTAAAAAGACTTGTAATTTTATTGATAATATATTACTATCAATAAACAATAATTTAAAAAAAGAGGGCTTTTATTCTGATTGATATCTTGATGTCAACTTATAATGGAGAAAAATATTTAAGAGAGCAGATAGACTCTATCTTGAATCAAACGTATACAGACTGGCGGCTAATAATACGAGACGACGGATCAACTGATAAAACTCTTCAAATAATAGAAGAATATGTAAAAAAATTTAGTGAAAAAATAAATCTTATCAAAGATAACAAAAAACATCTTGGCCCTCAAATGAGCTACTTTGAACTGCTAAATCACTCAAGTGCTGAATATATAATGTTCTGTGATCAGGACGACTTTTGGCTGCCTTATAAGATAGAGACGACTTTGACAAAGATGAAAGATTTAGAAAGGATCTATCCTAATAAGCCAGTGCTTGTTCACTCAGGTCTAAAGGTAGTAGATGAGAATCTAAGAGTGATATCTGACTCTTTCTGGAAATATCAAAAACTAAACCCAAATCTAAAAAGCTTGTGCAATCTCCTAATACAAAACAACGTTACAGGATGTACTATTATGATAAATAAGAAATTGAAGAATTTCTTGAAGGTTTTTCCACAAAATATGATAATGCATGATTGGTGGATTGCTCTGGTGGCATCGGCATTTGGAACTATCGGCCACATTGATGAGCCGCTTGTTCTGTATAGGCAGCATGACCGCAATGACACTGGCGCAAAGAAATACTCAGTCAAACATTTTTTGGGCAGGGTCGTGAAATTTAGAGATTCTGTAGAATCGAATAAAAAGATTATCAATCAAGGCAAAGATTTCTACTCTATTTATAAGAATCTTCTTTCAAAGGAACAACAGGAAGTTGTTTATAATTTTGTTACCCTATTTGAATCGGGAAGACATGAAAGAGTATATAAGATATTTAAGCACAGATTTTTCAAATATGGCATTATAAGAAATTGTGGCTTTGTCTGTGTAATGTTAATTCCAAGTAATAAGAAACAGATTTTGAATAAACTAAATAAATAGTTTTGATAAACTTTTGAGGTGATGTGCTTTGCCATTTGAATTTATAAAGACTGATATTCCAGAAGTGATGATAGTAAAGCCTAAGGTATTTGGCGATGAGAGAGGATTTTTCTTAGAAACTTATAAAAGAGAAGACTTTGTAAAAGCTGGAATATATAAAGAATTTGTCCAGGATAACCATTCTAAGTCAGTAAAGGGAGTTTTAAGAGGTCTTCACTATCAGCTAAATCCCAAGGCTCAAGGAAAGCTGGTAAGGTGTATAAAGGGTAAGATATTTGACGTAGCAGTGGATATTAGAAAAAACAGCCCAACGTTTCTAAAATATGTATCAGTAGAGCTTTCAGAAGAAAATAAATTTATGCTTTGGGTGCCTGAGGGATTTGCACATGGATTCTTAACCCTATCAGATGAAGCAGAGATCATGTACAAGGTATCTGGCAGCACATACTCACCAGAACATGACAGATCGTTAAGATGGAATGATCCTGAGATTGGTATAAATTGGCCATTGGAGGGTGAGCCAATTCTTTCAAAGAAGGACAAAGATGCACCACTTCTAAAGAATGCAGATATTAATTTTGTGTATGAAATTTAGAAGTTAATACATAGAGATTTCTTAAATTTTTGTTATAATTAGCAAAAAATTTTGATAGGAGATGGGCTGTGGAGCTTGGAAACGCAAAAGAAAACAGACTTTTTGTGTATGAAGGCGATAAAAAATACTTTATTTCAGCAAACGACATAAACCCAGAAGCTGAAAACAGTTCCCAATCATACATCGTAAAAGCTATAACAGATAGTTCTACGGTGCTTGATGTGGGATGCTCTTATGGGTATGTTGGAGAATGGCTTAATAAGAATAAAGATTGTCAGGTTTATGGCATAGATATAAATAGGCAGGCTTTAGATTATGTAAGAGAAAGAGGATATTATAAAGATTTATATTGCTTGGACCTTGACTATCCCCAAAATACAAAAGAAGAATTTGATAGATTTGAAAATCTGAAAGAAATATTTGATTTTATTATATGTGCTGATGTTATAGAACACCTAAAGAATCCGACAATTGCGCTGGAATTTGTTTCTTCTAAGCTTAAATTTGGCGGACAAATTTTAGTAAGCATTCCGAACGTTGCTCATATGGACATCATCTTAAACTTGTTGGAAGGAAAGTTTAACTATTCAGAGTTTGGCATACTTGATAACACTCATTTGAGATTTTTTACAAAGAGATCTTTTGCCGAGTGGGTAAAAAATGCCAATGAGTATTATAAGAGTCAGGGTTTTAAATTTGATCTGAAACACACTGGATCTACTACTTACTTATCAGAATATCAAAAAAATATTATAAATCAAAATCCAGAAATATACAGCGAAATATTAAAGTCAAATCCTGAGCTTGAAATGCTTCAACACATCTTTGTTTTGACAAAAATCAATGCGTCTTCAAATTCATATAACTTAAATGAACTTTTGGATGATGTTCAATATAAAAATCCCATTTCTGAAATATCAAATCAGCTTAAAGAACAAAAAGATGAAATAGAAAAGTTAAATATTGAGATAAATACCCTTAAATCAGATTTAGCAGATAAAGAGTCATCCCTGCAGACTGCTGAGATTGAAAAAACTAACTTAAACAGTCAGCTTTCTGAGATCCGCAGATCGCGTGGATACAGGGCACTGTTGAAGTATTACAAATTTAGAGATGCTCTTTTACCAGCAAATACAAGAAGAAGAAAGATTGTAAAGTTTTTGGCAAAAGATTTTATATATTTGATGAAAAAGTCTGTAAATTATATAAAAGTTTATGGTTTAAAAGGATTTTTTAGAAAAATTGTGAATAAATTATCTAACAAAGAACAAACTCTTTATCAAAATTGGATAGAAAGAAATGAACCAACTAAAGAAGAGTTGATTGCGCAAAAGTCTATAAAATTTGATTATGAACCTAAGATAAGCATCATTGTTCCTACTTGGAATACGCCAAAGCGATTTCTGATTGAAATGTTAAACTCAGTATTAGACCAGACGTATTCAAACTGGGAATTGTGTATTGCAGATGGAGCAAGCAAAGAAAAGCATGTAAAAGAAATATTAGATCAATACGCTAAAAAGGATAGCAGAATCAAAGTAAAGTATTTATCAGAAAACAAGGGCATTGCAGGTAACTCAAACGAAGCAATAAGCCTTGCAACAGGAGACTATATTGCGCTTTTAGACCACGATGGCACTTTAGCTCCTTTTGCACTATTTGAGGTAGTAAAAGCTATAAATGAAAATAAAGATGCAGATTTCATATATTCTGATGAAGACAAGATTTCAGAAGACGGCAAAGAGCGTTTTGATGCTCACTTCAAGCCTGATTTTGCTCCAGATACTTTAAGAAGTTATAACTATATATGCCACTTAAGCGTAATAAAAAAAGAGATTTTAGATTTGGTAGGATATTTTAGAGACGGTTTTGACGGCTCTCAAGACTACGACCTTATATTAAGATGCACAGAAAAGACTAAAAAGATAATTCATATACCGAAAATACTATACCACTGGAGAGTAAGTCAAAATTCAGTTGCAGGAAACTCTAATGCTAAACTATATGCCTATGAATCAGCAAAAAAAGCTCTAAAAGAGCATTTGGAAAGAGTCAATATAAAAGGCAATGTTATTGATGGAAAATTTTTAGGTTCCTATAAGATTAATTACAAAATATTAGGCAATCCAAAAATCTCCATTATCATTCCTAATAAAGATCATAAAGAAGAACTTGAAAGATGTATTAGCTCTATCTTTAGTAAATCCACATACAAAAACTACGAGATTATCATAGTAGAAAATCACAGCAAAGAGAAAGAAATTTTTGAATACTACGAATATTTAAGAGATAATTATAATAATGTTGTTTTGCTTGAATACAAAGATGAATTTAACTATTCTGCTGTAAATAACTTTGCGGTAAAGTATACAAGAGGAGATATACTGCTTTTTTTAAATAACGATACAGAAATTATAAATGAAAACTGGTTGGAGGAGATGCTGCAATACGCCCAAAGAAAAGATGTAGGCGCCGTAGGTGCAAAACTCTATTATCCAGATAATACAATTCAACACGGAGGTGTTATTGTGGGTGTTGGTGGAATAGCAGGACATGCCCACAGGTTTTTTCCAAAAGATTCTCCTGGATACTTTGGAAGATTGTCAATTGTGCAAAATTTTTCAGCAGTAACTGGTGCATGTTTAATGATGAGAAAAGATGTTTTTGTCGAAGTTGGCGGATTTGACGATGAATATCCATTAGCGGTAAGTGATGTGGATATATGCCTAAAAGTAAGAAAAAAAGGCTACTTAGTTGTCTGGACTCCGTATGCAGAACTATATCATTACGAATCAAAAACACGAGGCTATGAGGATACTCCTGAGAAACAGGAGAGGTTTAAAAGAGAAATAAACTTGTTCAAAAGCAAGTGGGGAGATATTCTGGAAAAGGGCGATCCATATTACAATCCAAATTTAACTTTAGATAGAGAAGATTTTTCTTACGCAGAGGTTTCACGTGTTTAATTTATTTAAGAAAATTTTTAATAAATTTTATTATTCTAAACAATCAGATCTTTTGAATTCTCGTCGTGGAAATGGTTTAACCTTGGTTAATTATATTAGGGGATAGGCTATATGTTTAATATTTTCAAATTACTTAAGTTATATAAAAGAAGACATACTATAAAGAAGAGCGGCTTATTTGATGAAATATATTATCTAAAATCATATCCAGATGTAAGAGCTGCTGATATAGATCCGATAGAGCACTATATATTATTCGGTGCAAAGGAAAGAAGAAATCCTAATATATATTTTCAGACTGGTTTTTATTTAGACAAATACCCCGATATGGTTCAAAGCGGTATAAATCCACTTCTGCATTATATTTTATTTGGTGCAAAAGAAGGAAGATGGCCCAATCCTGAGTTTGATTCGGAGTATTACTTATTAGCAAATCCAGACGTTAAAAAGGCAAGATTAAATCCACTTCTGCACTACATATTGTTTGGTCAGAAGGAAGGAAGAAAAACAAAAGGCGATAACGTGGAAAGATCTATTTTAATTCATAATGAACCTGCAAAGCCCATAACTTTACTTAGATTAATTAATAGAGCTAACGTCAAAAAGGGTATAAATTACATAAGAATGTATGGATTAAAAGAATTTTCTAGAAAAGTAAAGGAAAAACTTTTGTCACGTGAAAGTTTAGAAACAGATAAGTTAGAAAAGGAAAATTGCCTCTATTTATCTGAAGTTATGGAATTATTATTGCCAGAACCCTTTGTTCCCAAAATAAGTATTACTAAACCAATAGATATTTTAATACCTATTTACAATGGAAGAGAATTCTTAGATTCTTTATTTGCAAGTATTGTAAAAAATACTTTTGTTCCTTATAGACTTCTAATAGCAAATGATAAAAGTACAGATCCCAGTATATCCAAATATTTACCAGATTTCAAAAATAGTTGTTCAAATATAGATATTACTATCGTTGAGAATGAAGATAATTTAGGTTTTGTAAAGACGGTCAATAAACTTGCTAAACTTACGAAAAATCACTTTGTTATTTTAAATACTGATACAGAAGTTCCTCCACATTGGTTGGAGAGGCTTATATTTTCTCTAATTACGAAGGATAATGTTGCAAGTGTAACTCCATTTACTAATGCAGGAACAATATGTAGCTTTCCAGAATTTTGTATTGACAATTCCTTATTTGAAGATATGGATGTTGCCACTTTAGATTCATACTTTCAATATGTAAATTTTGAAAAAAATTATGTTGAAATTCCGACAGCAGTTGGATTTTGTATGGCTATAAATAAAAAGGTGTATGACAAAATAGGATTGTTTGATGAAAATTTTGGTAAGGGATATGGCGAAGAAAATGATTGGTCTATGAGAGCGGCAAAATTAGGCTATAAAAATATTATTGTGCCAAATCTATTTGTGTATCATAAACATGGCGGATCTTTTCCAAGCGAAGAAAAAAAGAGACTAATGGAAAATAATGCGGTGTTATTAAAAAATAAACATCCAGATTATTTCTTTTTAGTTGAAGATTTTATTAAGAAAGATCCTTTAAAATTTTTAAGGACTATTTTAAAACTTAAAATATTATCTACTATATACAAGCCTGTAATGATATTGGATCACGCTTTAGGTGGAGGAGCTAATGAATATACTAATTCATTAGTAGCAGATAAACCTTTAGCTATTATAATAAGATACGATTTGAAAGTTAATAAATATTTTATTGAACTTTGTGGGCAGAAAATAGAAAAGTCGCTATTTAGATTAAAAGATATAACAGAAATTAACCATATAATAAAATTTTTTAATGTTGAAGAAATTATAATTAATGAACTTGTTTCTTATCCAAAGGTTTTAGATTTATTAGCGTTTTTAATAGAAATCAAGGAGAAGAATAAGGATATTAAATATACTTTTATGTTGCATGATTTTTTCTGTATTTGCCCAATGTATAATCTTTTAAATTATGAAGTTAAATATTGCAATGTGCCAGTGGATCTAAATCAGTGTGCCAAATGTTTAAAACTAAATCCTCTAATTGAAGAACAAGTTGCTTTTGTAAAGAATGACTACCCAAATTTAACAATTTCATTATGGAGAAAACAATTTAGTAATTTATTAGACTACTCATCCAAAATAATTTGCTTTTCTCAAAAATCAAAAAAAATACTGCAAAAAGTTTATCCAAATCTGTCTGATGGTAAATTTGAAATAAAGCATCATATTGTTGATTGGGTGCGCCCAGTAGTGGTTAATAACACATCAGAAACAATAAATATTGCTACTATAGGTCATATGACTATCCACAAAGGTGCTCATATTGTTTCATCGCTTGCAACCTATGTAGATTATCACAATATAAATATAAAAATTCATATTTTTGGAGATATATTTGAACCATATGAAAGTTTTAACTATATTAAAACTGTTATCAAGCATGGAAGATATAAGAAAGAAGATTTACCAAAATTAATGGAAGAAAATGAAATCGATATAATTTTTATTCCTTCTATTTGGCCAGAAACGTTTTCTTTCACAACTGAAGAGGCGATAAAAATG
Above is a genomic segment from Thermodesulfobium narugense DSM 14796 containing:
- a CDS encoding ABC transporter ATP-binding protein, giving the protein MQEYAVEVRGLYKEFRLYHDRAMSMKERIVNWGRHKYEKFWALKDININVKKGESLGIVGRNGSGKSTLLKVISGIYYPTKGEVKVNGKLTTLLELGAGFHPDFTGRENIYFNASIFGFTRQEINEKLDDIIAFSELGEFIDNPVRNYSSGMYMRLAFSVAIHIEPEILLLDEVLAVGDSAFQEKCMSKIKSFREKGVTMIFVSHASMQVEKLCDKAVWLKDGEVEKYGDAKEVVKAYERWIQTR
- a CDS encoding glycosyltransferase family 2 protein; the protein is MSTYNGEKYLREQIDSILNQTYTDWRLIIRDDGSTDKTLQIIEEYVKKFSEKINLIKDNKKHLGPQMSYFELLNHSSAEYIMFCDQDDFWLPYKIETTLTKMKDLERIYPNKPVLVHSGLKVVDENLRVISDSFWKYQKLNPNLKSLCNLLIQNNVTGCTIMINKKLKNFLKVFPQNMIMHDWWIALVASAFGTIGHIDEPLVLYRQHDRNDTGAKKYSVKHFLGRVVKFRDSVESNKKIINQGKDFYSIYKNLLSKEQQEVVYNFVTLFESGRHERVYKIFKHRFFKYGIIRNCGFVCVMLIPSNKKQILNKLNK
- the rfbC gene encoding dTDP-4-dehydrorhamnose 3,5-epimerase; its protein translation is MPFEFIKTDIPEVMIVKPKVFGDERGFFLETYKREDFVKAGIYKEFVQDNHSKSVKGVLRGLHYQLNPKAQGKLVRCIKGKIFDVAVDIRKNSPTFLKYVSVELSEENKFMLWVPEGFAHGFLTLSDEAEIMYKVSGSTYSPEHDRSLRWNDPEIGINWPLEGEPILSKKDKDAPLLKNADINFVYEI
- a CDS encoding glycosyltransferase, encoding MELGNAKENRLFVYEGDKKYFISANDINPEAENSSQSYIVKAITDSSTVLDVGCSYGYVGEWLNKNKDCQVYGIDINRQALDYVRERGYYKDLYCLDLDYPQNTKEEFDRFENLKEIFDFIICADVIEHLKNPTIALEFVSSKLKFGGQILVSIPNVAHMDIILNLLEGKFNYSEFGILDNTHLRFFTKRSFAEWVKNANEYYKSQGFKFDLKHTGSTTYLSEYQKNIINQNPEIYSEILKSNPELEMLQHIFVLTKINASSNSYNLNELLDDVQYKNPISEISNQLKEQKDEIEKLNIEINTLKSDLADKESSLQTAEIEKTNLNSQLSEIRRSRGYRALLKYYKFRDALLPANTRRRKIVKFLAKDFIYLMKKSVNYIKVYGLKGFFRKIVNKLSNKEQTLYQNWIERNEPTKEELIAQKSIKFDYEPKISIIVPTWNTPKRFLIEMLNSVLDQTYSNWELCIADGASKEKHVKEILDQYAKKDSRIKVKYLSENKGIAGNSNEAISLATGDYIALLDHDGTLAPFALFEVVKAINENKDADFIYSDEDKISEDGKERFDAHFKPDFAPDTLRSYNYICHLSVIKKEILDLVGYFRDGFDGSQDYDLILRCTEKTKKIIHIPKILYHWRVSQNSVAGNSNAKLYAYESAKKALKEHLERVNIKGNVIDGKFLGSYKINYKILGNPKISIIIPNKDHKEELERCISSIFSKSTYKNYEIIIVENHSKEKEIFEYYEYLRDNYNNVVLLEYKDEFNYSAVNNFAVKYTRGDILLFLNNDTEIINENWLEEMLQYAQRKDVGAVGAKLYYPDNTIQHGGVIVGVGGIAGHAHRFFPKDSPGYFGRLSIVQNFSAVTGACLMMRKDVFVEVGGFDDEYPLAVSDVDICLKVRKKGYLVVWTPYAELYHYESKTRGYEDTPEKQERFKREINLFKSKWGDILEKGDPYYNPNLTLDREDFSYAEVSRV
- a CDS encoding glycosyltransferase is translated as MFNIFKLLKLYKRRHTIKKSGLFDEIYYLKSYPDVRAADIDPIEHYILFGAKERRNPNIYFQTGFYLDKYPDMVQSGINPLLHYILFGAKEGRWPNPEFDSEYYLLANPDVKKARLNPLLHYILFGQKEGRKTKGDNVERSILIHNEPAKPITLLRLINRANVKKGINYIRMYGLKEFSRKVKEKLLSRESLETDKLEKENCLYLSEVMELLLPEPFVPKISITKPIDILIPIYNGREFLDSLFASIVKNTFVPYRLLIANDKSTDPSISKYLPDFKNSCSNIDITIVENEDNLGFVKTVNKLAKLTKNHFVILNTDTEVPPHWLERLIFSLITKDNVASVTPFTNAGTICSFPEFCIDNSLFEDMDVATLDSYFQYVNFEKNYVEIPTAVGFCMAINKKVYDKIGLFDENFGKGYGEENDWSMRAAKLGYKNIIVPNLFVYHKHGGSFPSEEKKRLMENNAVLLKNKHPDYFFLVEDFIKKDPLKFLRTILKLKILSTIYKPVMILDHALGGGANEYTNSLVADKPLAIIIRYDLKVNKYFIELCGQKIEKSLFRLKDITEINHIIKFFNVEEIIINELVSYPKVLDLLAFLIEIKEKNKDIKYTFMLHDFFCICPMYNLLNYEVKYCNVPVDLNQCAKCLKLNPLIEEQVAFVKNDYPNLTISLWRKQFSNLLDYSSKIICFSQKSKKILQKVYPNLSDGKFEIKHHIVDWVRPVVVNNTSETINIATIGHMTIHKGAHIVSSLATYVDYHNINIKIHIFGDIFEPYESFNYIKTVIKHGRYKKEDLPKLMEENEIDIIFIPSIWPETFSFTTEEAIKMELPLAVFDLGAPAERVKIYDKGIILQKQDPEYIISTLFNYFNKKFG